In one window of Prosthecobacter fusiformis DNA:
- a CDS encoding glycosyltransferase family 4 protein has product MTSKKIFFFQPYFQVVSEVWIERMLEIFADRLALIVGRGVPDQWNGTRCFDLDHPPYSILTRIKHRILGRAHRTKELRNTIAEYPGAIILVNYANFALELEPCWRGLEVTVLIHCHGFDVHFDGRGNEWPHSKLHDEFYIKRLISLPLNHHFVANSKFTRDSMVAHGMPAARIALKNYGVELPSCPDWDQRKKKQNLRLLYLGRLIDFKGPDKVIRGFEIACEQGFQGTLTMAGNGQLLAMCEMMAATSKYKEQIEFCGAVGRRGAQLLYADSDIFVGLHCLGELTNREEAFGVTMVEAMAHGLPVVTGRSGGIVESVVDGETGFLIEPGDINAFAEKLLALQNNPKLRIQMGQKGRERVESNFTLEHERLQWESIMQKFA; this is encoded by the coding sequence ATGACGAGCAAGAAAATTTTCTTTTTTCAACCATATTTTCAAGTGGTTTCCGAAGTTTGGATTGAGCGGATGCTCGAGATATTTGCTGATCGATTGGCATTGATCGTTGGGCGTGGTGTTCCCGACCAATGGAATGGGACCCGGTGTTTTGATCTGGATCATCCGCCCTATAGCATATTAACACGCATTAAGCATCGGATCCTCGGCCGGGCGCATCGCACAAAGGAACTCCGAAACACAATTGCGGAATACCCCGGCGCGATAATCCTCGTCAATTATGCTAACTTTGCTTTAGAACTCGAGCCGTGCTGGCGGGGTTTGGAAGTAACAGTGTTAATTCATTGCCACGGGTTTGACGTTCATTTTGACGGTCGAGGAAATGAATGGCCTCACTCAAAACTTCATGACGAATTCTACATTAAACGGTTAATATCGCTGCCTTTAAATCACCACTTCGTCGCAAACTCTAAATTTACTCGGGATTCAATGGTGGCTCACGGGATGCCCGCTGCCCGGATTGCATTAAAAAACTACGGCGTCGAATTGCCAAGTTGTCCAGACTGGGATCAACGTAAAAAAAAGCAAAATCTGCGCTTGCTCTATCTAGGTCGTTTGATCGACTTCAAAGGTCCGGATAAGGTGATTCGTGGCTTTGAAATCGCATGCGAGCAGGGTTTTCAAGGAACCCTTACCATGGCTGGAAACGGACAGCTTCTCGCGATGTGTGAAATGATGGCGGCAACATCAAAGTACAAAGAACAAATTGAATTTTGTGGAGCCGTGGGTCGAAGAGGGGCGCAACTTCTTTATGCTGATAGCGATATCTTTGTGGGTCTTCACTGCCTGGGCGAATTAACCAATCGTGAGGAAGCGTTTGGTGTAACAATGGTCGAGGCCATGGCGCACGGACTTCCTGTGGTGACAGGGCGCAGCGGCGGTATTGTTGAGAGTGTCGTTGACGGAGAAACTGGCTTCCTTATTGAACCGGGGGACATAAACGCGTTTGCGGAAAAACTATTAGCACTTCAAAACAATCCTAAGCTGAGAATACAGATGGGGCAGAAAGGTCGGGAGCGAGTAGAGTCAAACTTCACACTTGAACATGAGCGGTTACAATGGGAATCGATCATGCAAAAATTCGCCTGA
- a CDS encoding glycosyltransferase family 2 protein gives MNPKIDQSLPHNVGRVSVIMPARNRIEFLQEAVSSVASQSYQNIELIVIDDGSDPPIEQVALDTWCTRRSPDDLIIKRISEGNGNRARNAGIALATGQFIQFMDSDDLLDSKKIECQAERLHEDLELDGVICQVQLFDGNGRSGLWRSQLQGGIPTLKDFIGASCDWQTMAPLWRRRLFDAGLRWDPEISCHQDWVFHLHALSSGARLLLDFKVLAFYRMPEEGHVSWNMSDPVKLQQRIVVHRRSLDLLRRAGIIEAEIYRHQWWRIEQTKSDAINRQDFEAYFDALWVQFHCDKTLRGQTKTVASFLKVNWLLMKICFRRF, from the coding sequence ATGAATCCTAAGATCGACCAAAGCCTCCCCCATAATGTAGGGCGGGTTTCGGTGATAATGCCGGCGCGCAACCGGATCGAATTCCTGCAGGAAGCGGTGTCGTCAGTTGCGAGCCAAAGCTATCAAAATATCGAGTTGATTGTCATTGACGATGGATCCGATCCTCCGATAGAGCAGGTAGCTCTTGATACTTGGTGCACCAGACGATCCCCCGATGACCTCATCATAAAGCGAATTTCAGAAGGGAACGGCAACCGGGCACGCAATGCCGGCATCGCACTCGCAACGGGACAGTTCATTCAGTTTATGGACTCTGACGACTTGCTGGACAGTAAAAAGATTGAGTGTCAAGCTGAGCGCCTCCATGAGGATCTCGAACTCGATGGTGTCATCTGTCAAGTTCAGTTATTTGACGGAAACGGCCGGTCTGGCTTGTGGAGGTCTCAGCTCCAAGGTGGTATTCCCACCCTGAAGGACTTCATCGGAGCTTCCTGTGATTGGCAGACGATGGCACCACTGTGGCGGCGGCGACTTTTTGATGCTGGACTACGCTGGGATCCCGAAATCTCATGCCATCAAGACTGGGTGTTTCATCTGCATGCACTTTCGAGCGGTGCCAGATTATTGTTGGACTTCAAAGTCCTTGCGTTTTATCGTATGCCCGAGGAGGGCCATGTGTCGTGGAACATGAGTGATCCGGTTAAACTCCAACAGCGAATAGTCGTTCATCGACGTTCATTGGATTTGCTACGCAGAGCCGGTATCATTGAAGCGGAAATATATCGGCACCAATGGTGGAGAATTGAACAAACCAAGAGTGATGCCATTAATCGTCAGGATTTCGAAGCTTACTTTGATGCTCTTTGGGTGCAATTCCACTGTGACAAAACATTGCGAGGACAGACCAAAACGGTGGCATCTTTTTTAAAGGTTAATTGGCTCCTTATGAAAATTTGCTTTCGACGGTTTTAG
- a CDS encoding class I SAM-dependent methyltransferase, whose translation MKPILEKIRDKVLHRLVRIQFPHEIRMADQKHREDVVSQLPRVALETRHIENCQILLNRKIMLQKIGQRDMVAELGVNQGDFSQEILNISRPAVLHLVDIWGSERFHEGLFNEVQDKFKTEIERQAVRIHRKLSTEAASDFEDEYFDMIYIDTDHSYNTTRDELTAYSTKVKSDGIIAGHDYSMGNWIKAYRYGVIEAVHEFCIKYNWEILYLTADTLESQSFAIRRIVKD comes from the coding sequence ATGAAACCAATACTGGAAAAGATACGCGATAAAGTGCTGCACAGGTTAGTGAGGATACAATTTCCTCATGAGATCCGGATGGCCGATCAAAAACATAGGGAAGACGTTGTATCTCAACTTCCAAGAGTCGCGCTGGAAACAAGGCATATTGAAAACTGCCAGATACTTCTAAACCGAAAAATAATGCTCCAGAAGATAGGACAGCGGGATATGGTGGCGGAACTTGGTGTAAATCAGGGGGATTTCAGTCAAGAAATTTTGAATATATCACGTCCTGCCGTTTTGCATTTAGTCGACATATGGGGTTCAGAGCGATTTCACGAAGGGCTGTTTAATGAAGTGCAAGATAAGTTCAAGACCGAAATTGAAAGACAAGCGGTTCGAATTCATCGAAAGCTATCGACTGAAGCCGCCTCGGATTTTGAAGATGAATACTTCGATATGATATATATCGATACGGATCACTCTTATAATACCACAAGAGATGAGTTAACGGCCTATTCAACGAAAGTGAAGTCGGATGGAATCATCGCCGGGCATGACTACTCGATGGGCAATTGGATAAAAGCTTATCGTTATGGGGTAATCGAGGCCGTGCATGAATTCTGCATAAAATATAATTGGGAGATACTATACCTGACCGCTGATACTTTGGAGAGCCAGAGTTTCGCAATTAGACGGATAGTAAAAGACTGA